One Vespa crabro chromosome 1, iyVesCrab1.2, whole genome shotgun sequence genomic region harbors:
- the LOC124427378 gene encoding magnesium transporter NIPA2 isoform X1, with translation MYTSTEIVVKTFDNNTDFYIGLGLAISSSLFIGASFIIKKLALIRLQRYGGLRASCGGFGYLKEWIWWAGLISMGVGEAANFTAYAFAPASLITPLGALSVLVSTILASKYLNEKLNLLGKIGCFLCILGSTIIILHSPKEEEVNSLADLLEKIKAPGFISYVLIVILCTLIIIFYFGPVYGKQNVIVYIFLCSSVGSLTVMSCKGIGLALKETMSLFGAFSNSLTWIFLFSVILCVTLQMNYLNKSLDLFDTTIVMPIYYVCFTTLVIVASAILFREWHNMKIEDIAGSLCGFFTIIIAIFLLNAFKLIDISYNNIRHILRPKRELIASSNSHSNIRDAERLMSRNSNIDHSYGAPDINRTI, from the exons aTGTATACATCTACTGAAATTGTAGTTAAAACGTTTGACAATAATACGGATTTTTACATCGGTTTAGGATTAGCTATCTCTTCTAGTTTGTTTATag GTGCAagttttatcataaaaaaactAGCTTTGATTCGACTTCAAAGATATGGAGGATTACGAGCTTCTTGTGGTGGTTTTGGATACCTTAAAGAATGGATATGGTGGGCTGGTTTGATTTCAA TGGGTGTAGGAGAAGCTGCAAATTTTACTGCATACGCATTTGCCCCTGCTTCTTTAATTACACCACTGGGTGCTCTAAGTGTTTTAGTATCTACAATTTTGGCATCAAAATATCTTAATGAAAAACTTAATTTATTGGGAAAG atTGGATGTTTCTTATGTATTCTGggttcaacaataataatacttcattcaccaaaagaagaagaagttaatAGCTTGGCTGATCTtctagaaaaaattaaagcaCCTGGCTTTATTAGTTAtgttttaattgtaatattgtgTACTTTgattataatcttttattttggtCCTGTATATGGAAAGCAAAatgtaattgtatatatatttttatgctcATCTGTAGGCTCATTAACAGTAATGAGCTGTAAAGGAATAGGATTAGCATTGAAAGAAACTATGTCACTTTTTGGTGCTTTTTCTAATTCGTTGACATGGATATTTCTCTTTAGTGTTATTCTTTGCGTTACATtacaaatgaattatttaaataaatcattagatTTATTTGATACCACTATTGTTATGCCaatttattatgtatgttTCACAACATTAGTTATAGTAGCATCAGCAATATTATTTAGAGAATGGcataatatgaaaattgagGATATTGCAGGATCTTTATGCggtttttttacgattataatagcaatatttttattaaatgcttttaaattaatagatattagCTACAATAACATTAGACACATTTTAAGACCAAAAAGAGAGTTAATTGCTAGCTCAAATTCACATTCAAATATAAGAGATGCAGAACGATTAATGTCCAGAAATTCCAATATAGATCATTCTTATGGAGCACCAGATATAAACAgaactatataa
- the LOC124428394 gene encoding ribosome production factor 2 homolog, protein MPVITRIVKPTTHKGKKAILNKEPKLIEDAKQAFCIKGRNTSQIVNDCMKDLYELKKPDMQMMQKKNDIVPFEDATTIEKISSKLNAPLFIFGSHNKKRPHNLIFGRMYEHTLLDMMEFGIENYKSLKEFKVPKISIGIKPLLVFNGELFENNQQYNRIKNLFIDMFQREVVQKIGLQGLEHVLSFTADENKIYVRSYRILLKKSDSRIPRVELEEIGPSIDLVCRRSKLASVDHFKQACKKPKELKIKKKKNISTDVFGTTFGRIHIGTQNINKIQTRKLKGLKKTLAEKKENKKRKNLSDNDSSSKKLKSIENKVM, encoded by the exons ATGCCAGTAATAACTCGAATTGt tAAACCTACTACccataaaggaaaaaaagcaattttaaataaagaaccaaaattaattgaagatGCTAAACAAGCTTTTTGTATTAAAGGCAGAAATACTTCTCAAATTGTCAATGATTGTATGAAAGATTTG TATGAACTCAAAAAACCTGATATGCAAATGatgcaaaaaaagaatgatatagTTCCATTTGAAGATGCGACaactattgaaaaaatttcgtCGAAGTTAAATGCACCACTTTTTATATTTGGCTCACACAATAAAAAACGTCCACACAATCTTATATTCGGTAGAATGTATGAACATACTTTATTAGACATGATGGAGTTTggtatagaaaattataaaagtttaAAGGAGTTCAAAGTTCCTAAGATTTCAATAGGAATAAAACCATTATTAGTTTTTAATGGTGaacttttcgaaaataatcaacaatataatagaataaaaaatctatttattgATATGTTTCAACGAGAAGTAGTTCAAAAAATCGGATTGCAAGGACTAGAACATGTGTTGAGTTTTACTGCTGATGAGAACAAGATATATGTACGAAGTTACAG gatacttttaaaaaaatcagATTCTAGAATTCCACGTGTTGAATTAGAAGAAATTGGTCCATCTATTGATTTGGTATGTAGACGTAGTAAATTGGCTTCTGTTGATCATTTTAAGCAGGCCTGTAAGAAACCAAAAGAATTGAAG ataaagaaaaagaagaatatttcaaCGGATGTTTTTGGAACTACTTTTGGCCGTATTCATATTGGTacacaaaatattaataaaatacagacaagaaaattaaaaggtcTTAAAAAAACACTagcagaaaagaaagaaaataagaaaaggaaaaatttgagtgataatgatagtagttctaaaaaattaaaaagtatagaaaataaggtaatgtaa
- the LOC124427378 gene encoding magnesium transporter NIPA2 isoform X2, translating into MVISISANSNHYSSYQSSYQSASFIIKKLALIRLQRYGGLRASCGGFGYLKEWIWWAGLISMGVGEAANFTAYAFAPASLITPLGALSVLVSTILASKYLNEKLNLLGKIGCFLCILGSTIIILHSPKEEEVNSLADLLEKIKAPGFISYVLIVILCTLIIIFYFGPVYGKQNVIVYIFLCSSVGSLTVMSCKGIGLALKETMSLFGAFSNSLTWIFLFSVILCVTLQMNYLNKSLDLFDTTIVMPIYYVCFTTLVIVASAILFREWHNMKIEDIAGSLCGFFTIIIAIFLLNAFKLIDISYNNIRHILRPKRELIASSNSHSNIRDAERLMSRNSNIDHSYGAPDINRTI; encoded by the exons ATGGTTATATCTATTTCAGCTAATTCTAATCATTACAGTTCTTATCAGTCTTCTTATCAGA GTGCAagttttatcataaaaaaactAGCTTTGATTCGACTTCAAAGATATGGAGGATTACGAGCTTCTTGTGGTGGTTTTGGATACCTTAAAGAATGGATATGGTGGGCTGGTTTGATTTCAA TGGGTGTAGGAGAAGCTGCAAATTTTACTGCATACGCATTTGCCCCTGCTTCTTTAATTACACCACTGGGTGCTCTAAGTGTTTTAGTATCTACAATTTTGGCATCAAAATATCTTAATGAAAAACTTAATTTATTGGGAAAG atTGGATGTTTCTTATGTATTCTGggttcaacaataataatacttcattcaccaaaagaagaagaagttaatAGCTTGGCTGATCTtctagaaaaaattaaagcaCCTGGCTTTATTAGTTAtgttttaattgtaatattgtgTACTTTgattataatcttttattttggtCCTGTATATGGAAAGCAAAatgtaattgtatatatatttttatgctcATCTGTAGGCTCATTAACAGTAATGAGCTGTAAAGGAATAGGATTAGCATTGAAAGAAACTATGTCACTTTTTGGTGCTTTTTCTAATTCGTTGACATGGATATTTCTCTTTAGTGTTATTCTTTGCGTTACATtacaaatgaattatttaaataaatcattagatTTATTTGATACCACTATTGTTATGCCaatttattatgtatgttTCACAACATTAGTTATAGTAGCATCAGCAATATTATTTAGAGAATGGcataatatgaaaattgagGATATTGCAGGATCTTTATGCggtttttttacgattataatagcaatatttttattaaatgcttttaaattaatagatattagCTACAATAACATTAGACACATTTTAAGACCAAAAAGAGAGTTAATTGCTAGCTCAAATTCACATTCAAATATAAGAGATGCAGAACGATTAATGTCCAGAAATTCCAATATAGATCATTCTTATGGAGCACCAGATATAAACAgaactatataa